A genomic stretch from Coregonus clupeaformis isolate EN_2021a chromosome 23, ASM2061545v1, whole genome shotgun sequence includes:
- the LOC121536517 gene encoding collagen alpha-1(VIII) chain-like: protein MAVPPFSAPLPLLVALLQFTVLPLVHAGAYYRHKQHPQQHQAMPHLSHMGIGGKEQQPQQHWPGKEIPHMQYPQYRKEIPQMSMHMGKANPHKGGVVNGGQDKGQTIPSGAVGGLPGGLPGEQGPAGPPGPEGPFGPPGPPGEGQPGSEGKPGPAGPPGFPAVGKPGLTGIPGKPGGMGEPGLPGELGPSGGEGPMGQPGPQGSPGPPGLPGIGKPGAGGFPGQPGPRGDPGHKGLPGLPGLPGPKGDKGIGQPGQPGHKGLAGPPGPPGQGGMPGVGKPGMNGMSGPPGVPGKPGPPGEQGLAGPAGEGGEPGPPGLPGQGKPGQNGLPGQPGMPGGKGHQGPPGLPGKPGLPGFGKPGFPGPKGDKGMGGMPGGPGPKGDKGHGGLPGMLGQPGPIGPAGPPGPMGPPGGLGQPGPKGEAGEGGHKGLSGGQGKPGPPGLPGQNGFPGDGGEPGPRGPPGPVGPQGEGGHKGLPGGPGIPGLPGPKGEGGLPGEKGPQGPKGIPGLGGAGGPIGPPGAPGTKGDSGPPGLLGVDGKGNPGVPGPLGPPGKEGPEGPPGNPGQPGPPGPPGPPGPTDMGAVLPEMGIPPGLDGVKTAGYGKKGKYGGNGEEVMGPNGLEMPAFTALVTTPFPPVGTPVVFDKILYNGRQNYNPQTGVFTCDMPGIYYFAYHISCKGANVWVALMRNDEPVMYTYDEYKKGFLDQASGSAVLPLQPGDTVYLQLPSDQAAGLYAGQYVHSSFSGYLLYPM, encoded by the exons ATGGCCGTGCCTCCCTTCTccgcccccctccctctcctcgtgGCTCTGCTTCAGTTTACAGTACTACCTCTTGTCCACGCGGGGGCGTACTACAGACACAAGCAGCACCCTCAGCAGCACCAGGCCATGCCACACCTGTCCCACATGGGCATAGGGGGTAAGGAGCAGCAACCTCAGCAGCATTGGCCGGGAAAAGAGATACCCCACATGCAGTACCCCCAGTACAGAAAAGAGATCCCCCAGATGTCCATGCACATGGGCAAGGCGAACCCCCACAAAGGTGGAGTAGTCAACGGTGGACAGGACAAAG GTCAGACCATCCCCAGTGGGGCAGTGGGAGGTCTCCCTGGAGGTCTGCCAGGAGAGCAGGGCCCAGCTGGGCCTCCCGGACCTGAGGGTCCCTTTGGGCCTCCAGGACCTCCCGGGGAAGGACAGCCAGGAAGTGAAGGAAAACCAGGCCCCGCTGGTCCCCCAGGATTCCCTGCAGTAGGAAAACCAGGACTCACGGGAATACCAGGCAAGCCAGGCGGCATGGGAGAGCCAGGACTACCTGGAGAGCTGGGCCCCAGCGGCGGAGAGGGTCCGATGGGGCAGCCAGGGCCTCAGGGGTCCCCTGGTCCTCCAGGTCTTCCAGGGATAGGAAAACCAGGGGCTGGGGGGTTTCCAGGACAACCAGGACCCAGAGGAGACCCAGGACACAAGGGCCTGCCAGGACTACCAGGATTACCAGGACCCAAGGGTGACAAGGGGATCGGACAGCCAGGACAGCCAGGCCACAAAGGACTAGCAGGACCTCCTGGACCTCCAGGCCAGGGAGGGATGCCTGGTGTGGGCAAGCCTGGAATGAATGGCATGTCAGGGCCACCAGGAGTACCAGGGAAACCAGGCCCCCCTGGAGAGCAGGGGCTGGCTGGACCAGCAGGAGAGGGCGGAGAGCCCGGTCCACCAGGGCTGCCCGGCCAGGGTAAACCTGGCCAGAACGGTCTGCCGGGACAACCAGGGATGCCCGGTGGAAAAGGGCATCAAGGCCCTCCAGGTTTGCCGGGGAAACCTGGATTGCCAGGATTCGGAAAACCAGGATTCCCAGGACCAAAGGGAGATAAGGGGATGGGTGGGATGCCCGGAGGCCCAGGACCAAAGGGAGacaaaggccatggaggactgccTGGTATGCTAGGACAGCCTGGACCAATTGGACCAGCTGGTCCTCCTGGTCCTATGGGACCCCCTGGAGGTCTGGGCCAACCAGGGCCAAAAGGCGAGGCTGGAGAGGGAGGGCATAAGGGGTTGTCTGGTGGGCAAGGGAAGCCTGGTCCTCCTGGACTGCCTGGTCAGAATGGCTTccctggagatggaggagagccaGGGCCAAGGGGTCCCCCCGGGCCTGTAGGACCCCAAGGGGAAGGCGGACACAAAGGGTTACCAGGCGGCCCTGGCATTCCAGGCCTACCTGGGCCAAAGGGAGAGGGAGGACTTCCAGGTGAGAAGGGTCCCCAAGGTCCAAAAGGCATTCCAGGTCTGGGAGGTGCAGGTGGGCCGATCGGACCTCCTGGTGCCCCTGGAACTAAAGGTGACAGCGGACCACCTGGTCTTCTCGGCGTTGATGGTAAGGGAAACCCAGGTGTCCCTGGTCCTCTTGGACCTCCAGGTAAAGAAGGTCCTGAAGGACCACCGGGAAACCCAGGCCAGCCAGGTCCACCTGGTCCCCCAGGCCCTCCCGGACCCACCGATATGGGAGCAGTCCTCCCTGAGATGGGTATTCCTCCTGGGCTGGACGGAGTCAAGACCGCCGGCTATGGCAAGAAGGGCAAATATGGAGGAAACGGCGAAGAGGTGATGGGCCCCAACGGCCTGGAGATGCCCGCGTTCACGGCTCTGGTGACCACGCCCTTCCCACCTGTGGGCACGCCTGTGGTGTTCGACAAGATCCTGTACAACGGCCGTCAGAACTATAACCCCCAGACAGGCGTGTTCACCTGTGACATGCCCGGGATCTACTACTTTGCCTACCACATCAGCTGCAAAGGGGCCAACGTGTGGGTGGCGCTGATGAGGAACGATGAGCCTGTGATGTACACGTATGACGAGTATAAAAAGGGCTTCCTGGATCAGGCATCGGGGAGCGCAGTGTTACCTCTACAGCCCGGGGACACTGTGTACCTCCAGCTACCCTCAGACCAGGCCGCAGGACTATACGCTGGCCAATACGTCCACTCCTCCTTCTCTGGATACTTGTTGTACCCCATGTAA
- the LOC121536194 gene encoding protein jagunal homolog 1-A, with protein MTSRVGPRAAGTDGSDFKHREKVASHYQMSASLKSEIRKLNFVHLLLWLLVAAQVIVSKLDLVPSDTVSEPYRWEYPYLISLFPLVTGSLSLPKNNISYLVISMISSGLFSIAPLFYGSMEMLGEAQQLYRHGKAYRFIFGWAAVTVMYLVMVVAVQVHAWQIYYSKKLLDAWFDSTQEKKKK; from the exons ATGACGTCTCGTGTGGGCCCTCGAGCTGCAGGTACTGATGGGAGTGACTTCAAACACAGAGAGAAGGTGGCCTCGCACTACCAGATGAG CGCCTCACTAAAGTCTGAGATCCGGAAACTCAACTTCGTCCACCTGCTGCTCTGGCTCCTGGTGGCAGCCCAGGTGATCGTCAGCAAACTCGACCTGGTGCCAAGCGACACAGTGTCCGAGCCCTACAGATGGGAATACCCCTACCTGATCAGTCTCTTTCCACTGGTCACCGGCAGCCTGTCGCTGCCCAAGAACAACATAAGCTACCTGGTGATCTCCATGATCAGCTCAGGCCTGTTCTCCATCGCTCCACTCTTCTATGGCTCCATGGAGATGCTCGGCGAGGCCCAGCAGCTGTACCGCCACGGCAAGGCTTACCGCTTCATCTTCGGCTGGGCAGCGGTCACCGTCATGTACCTGGTGATGGTGGTGGCGGTGCAGGTGCACGCCTGGCAGATCTACTACAGCAAGAAGCTGCTGGACGCCTGGTTCGACTCCAcacaggagaagaagaagaagtga